A part of Setaria viridis chromosome 8, Setaria_viridis_v4.0, whole genome shotgun sequence genomic DNA contains:
- the LOC140220237 gene encoding LOW QUALITY PROTEIN: uncharacterized protein (The sequence of the model RefSeq protein was modified relative to this genomic sequence to represent the inferred CDS: substituted 2 bases at 2 genomic stop codons), whose amino-acid sequence MEEVVEGCGGTSGHATWTSAMSALMLSHLNDLVAAGLKTSKAFKKHLFNACARAINEKFTTRITGEXVKNHLKTWXKRYAKINRLKKLSGALFDEENCMITLDEEHYNGHVHDHKSDVEYLNKPLLHYREMKAIFGNTMATGNFAKDSSAPLGREDDEGESQDEGDEVTGHGPSDGHTTQGATSSASRPSKKSKIAEMEEDGLVATFKSVGENLAAAIKIVAKPDNELPPDLFDILNQLPGFNSAHISFYYAHLVTNPHIGKTFYNLPFEHKLNWVTMFIAEKFPGM is encoded by the exons ATGGAGGAAGTAGTTGAAGGGTGTGGTGGGACTAGTGGGCATGCTACGTGGACATCAGCAATGTCTGCTTTAATGCTCTCTCACCTAAATGATTTGGTGGCTGCTGGTTTGAAGACATCAAAGGCATTTAAGAAACACCTTTTCAATGCTTGTGCTAGGGCTATCAATGAGAAGTTCACCACAAGGATCACTGGTGAGTAAGTTAAGAATCATTTGAAAACATGGTAGAAAAGGTATGCAAAGATAAATAGATTGAAGAAGTTGAGTGGTGCCCTCTTTGATGAAGAAAACTGCATGATTACACTAGATGAGGAGCACTACAATGGCCATGTCCAT GATCACAAGTCTGATGTTGAGTACTTGAACAAACCCCTCTTGCACTATAGAGAGATGAAGGCAATATTTGGCAATACCATGGCTACTGGAAACTTTGCAAAAGACTCAAGTGCACCTCTAGGTAGAGAGGATGATGAGGGTGAAAGTCAAGACGAGGGGGATGAGGTTACTGGGCATGGTCCAAGTGATGGGCATACCACTCAAGGGGCAACATCTTCTGCTAGTAGACCAAGTAAGAAGTCCAAGATAGCTGAAATGGAGGAGGATGGGCTGGTTGCCACCTTCAAAAGTGTAGGTGAGAACCTTGCCGCTGCCATAAAAATTGTAGCTAAACCTGATAATGAGCTGCCACCTGACCTATTTGACATCTTGAACCAACTTCCTGGTTTTAATTCAGCACATATATCTTTCTACTATGCTCATTTGGTGACCAATCCTCACATTGGCAAAACTTTCTATAACTTGCCATTCGAGCACAAGTTAAATTGGGTCACAATGTTCATCGCTGAGAAGTTCCCTGGAATGTAA